Genomic DNA from Danaus plexippus chromosome 16 unlocalized genomic scaffold, MEX_DaPlex mxdp_23, whole genome shotgun sequence:
GTTTTGTGTAATTCATGTGTATGTCCTCAAGATAAAAAGGTAGAAAAACTGTTAACAGTCGTAACTCTCAGCCATGTGGATACCCATGACCCTGTTACGCAGAGACATAGAAAGCGCTGTTGTCCGTACAATTTTGATGGTAAAAAATGTAGAGTGGTAGGCGATCGGTACATATGTGGCTATAACATGAACGTTAATAATCCAAATAGTAATGAGATTAAGGATTTGGGTAATGGATGTAAACTACGACATGGAAGATTAGAATGTGGTTATGATCAGGCGCCATACGTTAATTTAAGAAGACCCCCTGCTGTAGATTATCATAGTGGTAACaatgataataatgataaaaacgaTAAACATGATAACAAGGATAAAAACCGTAATGAAAGCGCAGAGGGTTTAGAcgaaaaagaagaaaatgtaGAGAATGATGAAAAGCTAAAATTGCATGTTACTATCTCTTCAAATCATTTTACCCGATGTCTTGAAGTAAAAGATCGTATTGTATGTCGGCATGTATAAAGTTGTGATGAAAtgttactttgttttattttccagttattattaaacaacttgataaaataaagactATTAGGTGACTAGATTATGAAacttattatcttttaatttttattttatagataaataatgtaatataatagcaATATTGCAGATTTATTATCTTGCTTTTACCATAGAATTGAATGGTTAGTCTAtcgactaaaaatatttaattttaaatattctgtacagtaaagaatagttttatatacgatacccaaaaaaaaccttaaagtAGTCTAAGCTATAGGAAATTCATATCTCTATAtggattaattttttaactttaattcacTTTTACCAGTTTCCGAACCGACCATACAGCCAGTTCTGCTTTACTGAAAGTAACAGATGATGTCCGATACGCTGTGGATAAAAGGGAACTAAATTAGTTCTCCTAGACTTCAGTAATGCATTCAACTCGGTTgactttgatatttattacgaATCCTCTCCTCTCTCTCAATATCTCCAGCTGTTATTAAATGGTTTCAAACTTACCTCGTCGGTCGTCGGCAGATGGCGAAATGACACATATGCCGTGGTACTACAAGGCGGCGTCCTGTCTTCGTTactcttttttatattcatagataatattaattttccctACCATCGCTATGCAGATGACTTGCAGCTCTATAGGCATGTCCCACCATCTATACTTAAGGTAGCTATCGAGGCTATTAATGAGTAGTTGAAATCTGtactaaaattttcaaatgattCCGGTTTGCTAGTGAACCCAAATAAATCTCAagcaattaattacaattggAAGTAGgaaaatatacagaaaaattaattttgacatcTCGCCTTGTATATTGTACGACGGGATTACAATTCAATTTCTAAATAGGGTAAAAACTTAGGATTAATAATGGATTGTCTTTTGTCGTGGACAGATCAAGTGAATGAAGTAAGTCGAAGGATTCACCTTACTTTACATTCTCTTAAACTTCTGCAAAACTTCCTTCcttttaaaactgaaattattCTTGTACAACCTcttcttttttctttactaGATTACGGTGATGTTTGCTACTTAGATGTCACTGATGAGCTGCTCGATAAATTGGATCGACTTCAGAATTTATGTATCCGTTTTTTCGGCTTGCGTAAATACGTCCACATTTCTGAATTCCCCAGTAAGTTAAAGTGGGTCCCCATCCGCTTCCGCCGAAATATGCATGTTTTAACGCTAATGTACAATtaggagtttgagcaggaaggcagaccctggctaatgctgggataatt
This window encodes:
- the LOC116771984 gene encoding uncharacterized protein LOC116771984, whose product is SHNYTIQFFSVSSVLCNSCVCPQDKKVEKLLTVVTLSHVDTHDPVTQRHRKRCCPYNFDGKKCRVVGDRYICGYNMNVNNPNSNEIKDLGNGCKLRHGRLECGYDQAPYVNLRRPPAVDYHSGNNDNNDKNDKHDNKDKNRNESAEGLDEKEENVENDEKLKLHVTISSNHFTRCLEVKDRIVCRHV